The DNA region TGCAAGCTCTTGGACAGAAGGCACCAATAGAGAGGTTCCAGGCTCGGACATTTTCTAATAGTGAATGATACGTCACTTGATTACAACAAATTGAACCAAATAAGAACATATACCTCATAATAGTGATATCATATTCAAATTTTGAAGATAAGATAATGACAGATTCAATTTTGCAATTTCAACACCACCCTGATTTCGTTTACATTAATCAACAAGCATTAATGTCTATAGTGTATATTAGTTGTGAGATAGTTCTTACCTTCTCTCCGTTACAATTGAAGATAGCTCAAATGATGTTGGGATAACAGTTTTGCACTATGTTAGAGGGAGTGACATGTTTGAATGAAGATTAATTAATGTTCGGCTATATATAAAGGAAAGTAAGGACGTTGTTGTCAAGGATGAGGAAATTAAATAAAGAAGCTAAAACACGTTcctagttttttatttatttttttatttataagcaAAACACGTTCTTAGTGGGTAGATTAATCTTTGATCATTCCATGACATGCGAGCCGCCAAATAATGACTATTAGCTAGTAGGTAGTTAAGATTCTTAGGTTTGATTAGTTTTCAGTTgatctttactttttttttctctgtttttccCTTGTAAGCCACTCGGTCGAGGACATCTTAGCAGATCAAGAGGCACGTGTTGATGTGTTCACCATAAAAACAGACTGAATGACTAAATTAAAGGAGAAACATCCCGCCTGACTAGTGTTCGCTCGGTCACTCAATTAACCTAGACATAACGAACTAAGGCAGACGGTAAGACACCATCATCGATCTGCCTGCTCGAAAACCCAACTTAAAGGGCATCATCACTCACACTTGTAGAGACAACCGCCATGACATGAGTCTATAAATATAGGTCATGTCGTTCTTTTGCGTAACATATTTTTTATAAGCGTTTATTTACGTATCATGTTATTCATTCTTAGTAGTTTAGACTTGAGTTCTAACAAAGTCTCCGAGATTCGCTCTCAACACTAGCACGATGACTTGAGCGTTAGAGTGTCTTTTACAGGTTTTTTCATGATGTGGAACCTGGAAGCTCCACCATGACCTTAGGCACTTCAACTACTGAGACCATCGTGAATCTTGAAACGTGACTAGAAGAGATTCCTCTCAAACTCTTAGGTCCAAACATATGTGTTTTTATTCCAATTCATAAAAAAGTTACATTCACTCTTTTATCATTAAAAGAGTACCAATGTCTATTTACACAAGTGCAAACATGTACCCAAACATTGCATTATGTGGATAGTTTCACTTCTACAAAAAATTGAAGCGTTTTTAACATGACAACTTTATGGATATGAAATTGGGATACGAATTGCTTCCTGGTAGAGGTTTAAGACAAGGGAATCGATGATTCCTTTTCTCTTGCGCGACTCAAGGTTTGGGTAAAATAATAGAGGTACTCTTTTGAATAAGGGATACCTCAAGATATTTTCCAATAAGATCAGACGTTAAAGTAATGTCTGCTACTTGACTCAATTTCGTGGCCAACAGATGGGGAACATTGCTAGGAACCAGCATCTGATATTTCTCCTTACTAACCTTTTGATCTGAGACATTACAAAAATGATTTAGACAACTCATCATAATATTCAACTGATCAATATACGCTTCTCCAAACAATAAGACATATGTTTGTTATTGCAGTTTTAATTTTcagtattaaaaaataatttttaggaaCTATCTTTTAAAAgtgtttttcaaaagaaaagaagaaaaattttgtttttttttttgttacatgaagaattaaagaaaaaatttgtTTAAATGAGATGTTTcctaatcttaaaaaaaactgtaatataaaaactaaaaatagaaaTATAAGACATCTATGAATTATTCTGGTATTGTAGTTTCCAAAACTGAAAACAAGAGTTgtttacaaaaataatttttaaaaaaggttGTAACAAATAGGTGTTTAAATAGAACAATTTTAAAAACGGTAATAAAACTAGCCCTAACACTATATTTGTTTGAGGTGAGATGAAGAGAGAAATAAGAAAGAGATAGAAGAGGGATTAATAAAGTACCCTTGTTTGGTTGGTTGGGACCGTAGATGAGAGAGATTGAGGGTGAgattttgttacttttttaaACTCTTTGCAAAACGCAAAGAGATGGCAGccttccttttattttttcctaTTCTTGCAGTTAGTGGCGGTTTGTAACCCTCACTATCTGCATTCTCTCACctgatttcttttcctttgcatttaaaattgttttttaatcataagtgaactttttctctttcttccacATCATTATTTCTCATCTTTCTCTCATTTATCTCTACCATACCAAACAACATATAAATCCACTATATTTCTAACATATTtttctctactcaacttctctcttctctactctctctacTCTATCTCCCTCTTCTCTACCGAACGGAGTCTTAGGCTTTGTTTGTTAGAAGAGAGTTTCGGTAGAGAGAGATAGCTAGGGAAGTGAGAGTTACAGTTTGTTTGGTAGAAAAGAGGTTGGGTAGAGAGAGTTACATGAGAGAGAAGTTGGGTAGAGTTTACGGTCGTTACCTTGTTTGGTTTCACAaagtgagagaagagagagttataAAACCGTGGGTCCCACAACTTTTGTTAATCTTCTCAAATTGAGAAGAAGTTCCGTTGAGAGAGACAACTTTTTTTTCACTTTACACTATTACCCTTTCTTCAAGTACTATTTATCTCCTTGCATAAttttttagagtaaaatacactcacccccctcaagatttgtaagaatgacactccaccccattctttttaaaaatctacactccaccccattttttataaaggcaaattttagtgacgaaaacaaattcctcactactaaaaactaattactaattagtaaaaatttaaataaatttaatgcatatacactatcatacattaatttatgaaaataattttacttaattaaatttaaaaaaaccatccactctgtctgttaagtccacgtctcatctatctccaaatcatatttctcaccacaaacggccaccaccaagcctttactccctttaacacggctccactgtcccacaatgtgaaaccccatggcacctccatgcctcaaagttttgttgcaacctgaaccccagaacgtgaatcgcacatccctaaagtcacttgttcaactacttcttgtgaatttcacccctttaagttgtgagcgaacgctctgttggtcttagatattgttggattttgttaaaaacgatgctccaccgcctcgttgggctctaataacctcagatccacttcatattttcataattttgtttctctattttcttcacccatttgtgttgcttttttggcctacaacccaattttgaaaattggaggtataaagagattattttgattaaaattgaattattaccaaatatgaaaacacaagcatgtttcactatgttcgagatatggtttgtaaatcgggcaggtgtgctattgcataatttgcattatgaatttacggaggaaaaacgcgattgagagaatgaggaggattgtgatgttttcatttttaaatttattggattatattgattttttttttgaaattattgattaacaatttaaataataactaattattaatgaaaaatatttttcgtcactaaatttgcctctatataaaatggggtgggatgtagattttagataagaatggggtggagtgtaattctaacaaaccttaaggggggtgagtgtactttactcaattttttaatacttttattttgaaaataaaaatgtcattttgattaaaagtcactttctctcttctctttctctataCAACCAAATGAAAGGAGAGAGATCCACATCATtcttttttatctctctcttctctatttctcttataacaaacaacatataaaatctactctatttctcacgtatttctctctactcaacttctctattctctcttctctatctctctctacccTACTTAGGGGGGAGGAAGGAAGAAGTATGTGTGTTTGATAAGTGGGAAGAGAGagttagaggagagaaaaagtGGGTGGGTCCACCACTTTTTTGGTCTCTCCAAATTGGAGAGAGATGGGCTGGtccctgattttttttttcctgatgtTTCGCACACTGGCGGTTTGGGACCCCAGAGCGGTCTGGGACCCCAGAAGTTACAATAGTTCGCCAGAAAAGTATTTAATATGAtagattaatatttttaatcacAAATGCACTTTGCTGGCGGTTAGACCAATAATTGGATTCTGACCGTTAGAAATTGTTTAATATTAgaattattcatttttaaatacaaaaagtaaaactctcTCACCtccatctctcttctctttttatcataccaaataatctctaaatctactctatttctcacatatttctctttactcaatttctctcttctttactctcttttctctatctctcttatcTACCAAACAAGCCCTAAATGAGTGATAGGAGACCATTTTGGGAAAGAACGCTGATTCCAATGCACACTATCAAACCTAATGTTGTGCCAATGGTATGTCAGTGATGTTAAATCAAGTGGTCGACGATCCTGATCCGTGCGGGGTGTTTATTGGAGGGGAGCTGTATTTAAATCATTTACAGTTCGCAGACGATGTCTTGATCTTCTGTGAGAATGATTTTCTACAATTGGAGAGGCTTGCAGGGGTGGTGGATGCTTTTCTGTTTGTGACCGGGTTGAAGGTAAATTTTCACAAATCAGAGATCATTGGGGTAAAGGTGGAAGCGCAGTTGATAGAACAGGCAGCAGCTGATCTGAAATTTAGCATTGGAAGTTTGCCGGTTATGTACTTGGGATGCCCTTTAGGAGGAAATCCTCGCAGGAAAGAATTCTGGAATCCAGTGGTAGATAAATTGCAGCAAAAGCTTGGTTCATGGAACTCAAAACTTTTGTCCTTGAGTGGTAAATTAGTGCTTTTGAAGGCTGCCCTTAATTCAATTCCCCTATATTATATGGCTGTGTTTTGGGCTCCTGTAGGTGTTGTGCGGGtgtttgaaaaaataatgaGGGGCTTCTTGTGGGGCGTGGGTGAGgggaaaagaaaaatatcatgGGTGGCTTGGGAGGATGTGTGTAAGGGAAAGAAGTTTGGTGGGTTAGGAGTAGGCAAATTAGAATGCAAAAATAGAGCAATGCTACTGAAGTGGTTTTGGCGTTTTGGTCGTGAGCAGGGTTCTTTATGGCGTAGGGTGGTTTGCGCCAAGTATGGTATGGATGAACAATTGGTTTGCTTAAGGGTGGACCGTGTGCCACAATCTGTGTGTTCTATTGTTGCTGCAGATATTATAAAGCTCTTCAAGGACAATTCTGACATCTCACGCATGTTTAAAGAGGGATTGGCGTGCAAATTAGGGGATGGCACAGGCATCTCTTTTTGGTCAGATTCATGGAGCGAGGTGGGCATCTTGCAGCAGGCTTTTCCACGGGTATTTGCACTGTCACAAGATAAGGGTGCAAGGGTGGCTGATGTGGGAGAAGTGGGCGATGGAAAGTGGAATTGGACGCTGTCTTTTCGCCGTAATTTTTTTGATTGGGAGCAGATTCAATATGCTGATTTTTTGCAGGTTTTAAACTCTATTATACCAGCAAAAAACAGCAATGACAATGTTATATGGAAGGGGGATAAACTTGGGCTGTTTACAGTAAAGAGAATTTGTGAAAAAGTAGAAGAACAAGCCTTACAAACAAGTTGGCGAGTTCCCTGTAACGTGGAAAAATGGTTGCCTGCGAAGGTAGCATTATTTGTGTGGCGGGTTCAATGTAACCGTGTGGCAACATTGGAAAACTTGCGGCGTAGGGGTGTGCAATTGGCCATGGAGGAGAGATGCGTCTTCTGCCATATTGAAGAAGAGACCACGGGGCATTTGTTCTTACATTGTCCAAAGGTAACTTTTTTATGGAATCAGATTGTCCAAAGAGAAGGCGTTTTATGGGCTATTCCCGGTGACATAGCGAGCTTGCTACATGTGTGGGGAGGCCTGTGTTCAAGAACTGATGTCCAGGTTTGGTGTTTGTTTCCTTATGCTTTGATATGGTCTTGTTGGATGGAAAGAAATTCCATTATTTTTAACCAAAAGGTTTTGTGTTTGGAGAGTGTGTGGGATATGATCCTAGTCAGGGTGTACTGGTGGGTTAAGGGCAACAGATCAGATTTTTCCTATTCTTTGGAGCAATTTATAGCTGGATTTGAATTTATTAAGCTGCACTCACAAGTTGTACAACGGGTTGCTGTGGTTTGGCAGCCTCCACCGGAGGGAATTTGGCAGCCTCCACCGGAGGGAATTCTGAAATTTAATGTGGATGGGGCATCAAAAGGTAACCCGGGACCAAGTGGTATTGGTGGTGTATTGCGAAATTCTGATGGTGATATATTGGGGTATTTCTCGAAATCAACAGGTGTGTTGTGGGCATATGAGGTGGAAGTACATGCTATTCTCAATGCTCTATTATTCTGTTATCATCATAATTGTCATAACGTGATTCTTGAAAGTGATTCAACATTGGCAATTGGTTGGACTTTGGATGGTAATAAAAGGTCGTGGAAGTTACAACAAATTTTTAATCAGATAGATTACCTGTGGCATTTGGTCTCTTGCGTAGGTATTCAGCATATTCTGCGGGAAGGAAACACTGTGGCAGATTTCTGGGCAAACCAGGGATGTGGTAGGGAGGATGTATTGTGGGTTTTATCTGAACCTTTGTTGTAGCTCACATGAGAGAGTTGTTCTCATGATtcctaatatttttcaataaagctttgtttcagaaaaaaaaaaatcaaatggaTCAGTTACTCCTCAATATTTGCATAAACAGATATGAAGGTGAAAGGTCACGTACacaaaaattttaattaaattcaattcgttggatttaaaaaaaaatcaatttatcaTGAAAATTCTAAATAATTGGAATGTTATTATATTTAACTAGTCTTATGATTTTAATATCATATATATGTTTTTctaaattattgaaaaaaaaagtaattgatGAGACGATGACTTATATATTACTCCTTAATATCTGTGTTTCTTATCTTTCtcgacagttaaataggaacggaagGAGTAAATGTCAGCTTTAAATGAATAGAATTGAGAAACATATGAGTTAAGGAGGGGAAGGTTCATAGATCAGTTTTTAAAGGAAATAAtctatttttttaaagtatTAAAAAACCGTCAGCTTTTGAATTGTTGACCGTACTTCTGCGGATGCatagttttaaaactcggctcggaccggtcGGTCCGACCGGTTGGACTGGGACTCGGTCACCTGGCCGGTCCGAGCCTCTTAACAGATCGGTTAAGCAGTCAACTCGCTGTGAACCGGTTTGACTCGGCCGGTTCGCCGATTGAACCGGTGACTCGGTCAGTTTTTGGTCAGACCGAAAGTCaccctttttaattttttttaatttagttgaTAATGGGTTAGCATGTGAGGCCCAATAATTAGACTAGAGTAGAGCTGGCTAACTATTATATAACACAGTGGgctttcattatttttttaaattatgttAACAACAGTTTTTGGTTACATGGgccttttttttaaattcttcTGACAAGAGTTTGataaaaagtagaaaaaaacgtgaaattatatttaaaatctGTTGCAAGGAGGATTTGAGCACGGGACCAGAAGGGAACAAAGGGAAGTCTTTACCACTACACCATGATATTGTTTGATTATATCTCACATCTGTTATTATTTATACCTTAACTTCACATTGCAATGGatatttttagaatattttAATATAGACCGAGTCAAGCAGTCCACTCATTGACCCACTGGTCCGATCAGTGACTCATTAACTCAGTAcatcgaccgagtcgatcaccgagCCGAGTCTTAAAACACTGTGCTGATGTCTTGTGATGATTTTACCTTATTTTGCCTCTGTATATTTCCCTACAGCATAAGTCGTTGACTATTCttcttaatttaaatattataaacAGTTATAATACTTAAACACTTAATAGGGGGAAAAATTTAGAGAAAGAAAGGGGAAGGAAAGTAAGGGGAAATGAAAAACAGAGTGATATAATTAGACGTACGCATTAAATTTTATAGAAAAATGATGATGCATCGATAGTGTAAAATTTTTTTTGCATTATAAACCAATAAGATTTTAagatgtgtcacgtcaattaatgaaaataaataataaaataaattttctcaTATCCTTAAAATGTGATTGGTTGACAgcgtaaaaaaactttacaccgtcagtgcatagAAGTTAAACTCAATTTTATATATACATCTaaatatttcttattttttattttaaatattattaaattaaaatttaattataacgTAACAATTTAATAAATTCTGATCGAATGATTgtgtaactatttttttttacattatctGTATAtaataactaaactcatatatcaaacAAATCTACAAATCTATTTTttctcatcatcatcttctctcttttctcattctctcttataTTTTCTCTTCTAGAATAAAACATACCATTAGAAAATGTTAAATAAGTTAAACGACATACATACGTTTATTTGAAACACCTTTCAAGTTTGAAGTTGTTGAAATAATattctttgttttgaagtttCAACATTACATAGTTACGTTAGTATTCCTTGtattgtttgatttttttcaattgCATTTTAATTAATGCCAGAATATTTCTGCCATAaaacatatataaaatatataatcaATATTATGagctttgaagtttgaacattACGTAGTTTTTTCTTAAAGTGAACATTACGTTGCTTTGCTGCAGGAAATTGTTTGGTCTGCTTCAAAGTGGGGTATTCATTAGTTTTTAATtggtttgatttttcttttttgcacTTTTTCTTACCTCTTTCTTTTCTATTTGTATATAgtttagcaccccttgtgcttatttaatacattttttatttattaaaaaaatcaataggTGTTGGTGCAAACCGTCCAATCCACAAACTTGATTAAATTGAACCGAACTAAATATATTATGATGGGTTGGATTTGATCACTAGTTCAGTTTAAATTTCCTTTACTGAATTCATTTACCATCGTTTTGAGTATCAGATTTAGAGATTAATTAATATCTAATGAATCTGCACTAactaatttgaaaattaattgtTTTTCTTGTTGAGGATGATGTTTTTTGGCCAGCACTCAAAATGGAAATTATACTGCTAAGTCAGGCTATGATTTTATCCGGGAACAAGCTGCTTTGCGTGCTGCATCATCTTCAGCAAGCATGTTGGCTCTAGCAGACTTCTAGACGAGACTTTGGAAAGTCAAGGCGTTATCGCGTGTGAAGGAGCTGGTGTGGCGTTTGTGCTGGGGAGCAATTCCGGTTCGGGCTAATCTCTGTGCTCGCGGGATGGAAATTGATTCTCTATGCCATGTATGCGAGGTGGAGACAGAGACTTTGTTCCATGCATTTTTCGGGTGCTGCCACGTTGTTCCTTTCTGGTTTGCCTCTCCTTTGAGCTTCAGATTTGATGCTCTCAATTCATACCAGAATCAAGTCCCTGTTGAGGCTTTGCAATCCTTGTTCACGGGTCTTGCAGCAGTTTGGGAGAGGAGTAACCAGTGGCTTTTTGACGGGGTGAGAGCTGAGATTCCATGGATACTGCAACGCTGTCAACAGCTGATAGCTAGCTCCTCCGGCCTTGG from Lotus japonicus ecotype B-129 chromosome 2, LjGifu_v1.2 includes:
- the LOC130737047 gene encoding uncharacterized protein LOC130737047, with amino-acid sequence MEIDSLCHVCEVETETLFHAFFGCCHVVPFWFASPLSFRFDALNSYQNQVPVEALQSLFTGLAAVWERSNQWLFDGVRAEIPWILQRCQQLIASSSGLGAVYWSSFGIFPSRGQLWVPTGVGLLKLNFDAAFDGVRGAGFGFVVRDGEGSLLAVGCGLVSCASSSLMVETICFRWAIQKAIDLGLKRVIF